One Candidatus Woesearchaeota archaeon DNA window includes the following coding sequences:
- a CDS encoding B12-binding domain-containing radical SAM protein, with protein MKILFIYPQPPFKEGKERLFNQGIAYLSAVLKKNNHNASLITIYSSEDVSDIIDSKINEFKPDLIGISSTTDQIDLSKKIISYIHSKFKIPIVLGGVHPTIAPLECIGIRGTLGICIGEGEYAFLELVNALEKKQDYLRIQNFWFKKGKRIIKNPVRNLIQNLDELPFPDREIFDYEDLLENSHYGIEFMGSRGCPYQCTYCINHTLQKIYKNKGNFVRYRNVDNFIKEIKEVTSKYKNYKFLTFHDDTFTLNKSWLKEFCEKYSKEINIPFRCNIRADLVDKEIIELLKKANCSQVWIGVESGNEKLRNKVLKKRLTNESIIKTFKLAKEAGIKTMAFNMVGLPYETEPQIKETLEFSKQIDTDLKAVNVFRPYPGTELYKLCKKKGWISKRKVKGYYEDSILDQPSISKEKVNYYKELFYPYVSNSKYLKIIKPLIKLRFGKSSLYSKLKKAKNKLNK; from the coding sequence ATGAAGATATTATTTATTTATCCACAACCCCCTTTTAAAGAGGGCAAGGAAAGGTTATTTAACCAAGGTATAGCTTATTTATCAGCAGTTTTAAAGAAAAATAATCATAATGCTAGCTTAATTACTATTTATTCTTCAGAAGATGTATCAGATATTATTGACTCTAAAATAAACGAATTTAAACCTGATTTAATAGGTATTTCTTCGACAACTGACCAAATAGACCTATCTAAAAAGATAATTAGTTATATTCATTCTAAATTTAAAATACCTATCGTGTTAGGCGGAGTGCATCCCACAATTGCACCCTTGGAATGTATTGGTATTAGAGGTACTTTAGGAATATGCATTGGCGAAGGAGAATATGCCTTTCTTGAATTAGTAAATGCACTAGAAAAAAAGCAAGATTATCTAAGAATTCAAAATTTCTGGTTTAAAAAAGGAAAAAGAATAATAAAAAATCCTGTTAGAAACCTAATTCAAAATTTAGATGAGTTACCTTTTCCAGACAGAGAAATTTTTGATTATGAAGACTTATTAGAGAATTCTCACTATGGTATAGAGTTTATGGGCAGTAGAGGTTGTCCATATCAATGTACTTATTGTATAAATCATACTTTACAAAAAATTTACAAAAATAAAGGAAATTTTGTAAGGTATAGAAATGTAGATAATTTTATTAAAGAAATAAAAGAAGTTACTTCAAAATATAAAAACTATAAATTTCTAACTTTTCATGATGATACCTTTACTTTAAATAAATCTTGGTTAAAAGAATTTTGTGAAAAATATTCTAAAGAAATAAATATTCCTTTTAGGTGTAATATTCGTGCAGACCTAGTTGATAAAGAGATAATTGAGCTTCTAAAAAAAGCAAATTGTTCACAAGTTTGGATTGGAGTTGAATCTGGAAATGAAAAATTAAGGAATAAAGTTCTCAAAAAAAGATTAACAAACGAATCAATCATTAAGACCTTTAAATTAGCAAAAGAAGCAGGAATAAAGACTATGGCTTTTAATATGGTTGGTTTACCTTATGAAACTGAACCTCAAATTAAAGAAACTTTAGAATTTAGCAAACAAATAGATACAGATTTAAAAGCTGTAAATGTTTTCAGACCTTATCCTGGAACAGAACTATATAAACTTTGTAAAAAGAAAGGTTGGATAAGTAAAAGAAAAGTTAAGGGATACTATGAAGATTCCATTTTAGATCAACCTTCAATTTCAAAAGAAAAAGTAAACTATTATAAAGAATTATTTTATCCATATGTTTCAAATTCAAAGTATCTAAAAATTATTAAACCTTTAATAAAATTAAGATTTGGAAAATCAAGTTTATATTCAAAATTAAAAAAAGCAAAAAATAAATTAAATAAATAA
- a CDS encoding FkbM family methyltransferase — MNSIIRPLLRGIFKFGKGACLLFKPLENLKIAQKIRIKLLKLLRVKEIIIFGNRFILDKNDSLKLSIDKFYEPRETKKILKLIKPGDIVIDIGANIGYYTLIFAKLVGTKGKVYAFEPDRTNFELLSKNIILNNYKNTILINKALSDKEEPINFYLNPLNTANHKIYSGGKDIKTTVICTTLNKFFKNKPKKISFVKIDVEGAEGKVIAGMNRLIEDGKIEKMMLEFIPSFISKIGTDPREMMNYLNKYFNITCLNKLNKKNKIDNRNLLLIKK, encoded by the coding sequence ATGAATTCAATTATTAGGCCTCTTTTAAGAGGTATATTTAAATTTGGAAAGGGCGCATGTTTACTTTTCAAGCCGTTAGAAAATTTAAAAATAGCTCAAAAGATAAGAATAAAACTGTTAAAGCTATTAAGAGTTAAAGAAATAATTATTTTTGGAAATAGATTTATTTTAGATAAAAATGATTCTTTGAAACTTTCGATAGATAAATTTTATGAGCCAAGAGAAACTAAAAAGATTTTAAAGCTAATAAAACCTGGCGACATAGTCATTGATATTGGTGCAAATATTGGTTATTATACCTTAATTTTTGCAAAATTAGTGGGAACTAAAGGAAAGGTTTATGCCTTTGAGCCAGATAGAACTAATTTTGAATTGTTAAGTAAGAATATCATTTTAAATAATTATAAAAACACAATATTAATTAACAAAGCTTTATCAGATAAAGAAGAACCAATTAATTTTTATTTAAATCCTTTAAATACAGCAAATCATAAAATTTACTCTGGAGGAAAGGATATTAAAACTACTGTAATATGTACAACACTTAATAAATTTTTTAAAAATAAACCCAAAAAGATTTCCTTTGTTAAAATAGATGTCGAAGGTGCAGAAGGCAAGGTTATAGCTGGAATGAATAGATTAATCGAGGATGGAAAAATAGAAAAAATGATGCTAGAGTTCATACCTTCTTTCATATCTAAAATAGGTACAGATCCAAGAGAAATGATGAATTATTTAAACAAATATTTTAATATTACTTGCCTAAATAAACTAAATAAAAAAAATAAAATTGACAACAGAAATTTATTGTTAATTAAAAAATAA